In Calditrichota bacterium, the sequence AAATGAAAACAGATACTATTCTTTGATTGGTGTGTCCGATGATGAAATGGTTGTGAAGTTTGGAAGAACTGGTGCTAATGACCCTAAATTTAACTTGAGGTCAGAGCCATTATTGGTTTTAAGAAAAAAAGCAAAAGACCATCTGTTTGCATCTGTGATTGAAGCACATGGTTATTATAGTGAAGCCTCTGAAAAATCGGTTCAGGCCTCGCCGCGAGTTAATGAAGTAAAAATTATTGGTTCAAATGACAAAGCTACTGTTGTTGAAATTGCAGGAAAAAATTTTCAATGGCAGGTGATGGTTACAAATGAAGAGGCCTCAGATTTTGAAAAACATAAAGTAGAGTTTCAAAATCAAATATACGAGTGGACCGGAAACTTTAAAATAATTAAAAACTAACAATAGGACTAACAATGAATATAAAGGGTTTACGTTGGTGGGTAATAGCTCTTATTGCTTTGGGAACGATTATTAACTATATCGATCGTTCTGCTTTAGGTGTAATGTGGTGGGCAGAAGGCGACTGCATTGCGAAAGATCTTGGATATACAACTCAAAATGTGGCTAAACAGCAATATGCAATAATCCTGAATGTATTTATGATATTCTATGCATTGGGCCAATCAGTTATGGGTAGGATTTTTGATAAGATTGGTACGCGCATGGGTTTTGTTCTCTCAATTGCTGTATGGAGTGTTGCCACAATGCTTCATTCTGTTGCACGCTCAGTACTTAGTTTTAGTGTTTTTAGGGGAATTTTAGCTGTTGGTGAAGCAGGGAACTGGCCTGGCGCTGTTAAATCAAATGCGGAATGGTTTCCACAAAAAGAAAGAGCTGTTGCCCAGGGAATATTTAATGCCGGGGCTTCAATTGGATCGGTTATCTCTCCCCCATTGATCGCCATTTTGTTTGTCTATTTTGGCTGGCAGGTAACTTTTTTTGCTTTAGGTGCATTAGGTTTTGTCTGGATTATTCCATGGTTAATATTAAATAAAACTTCACCGGAAAAACATCCCTGGATTACCGAAGAAGAAAAAAAATATATTTTGGAAGGTCGACCGGTTGAAACATCAACAGAGCCAACGCAAGACGATAAACTAAGCATGTCAAAGATTTTGTCCTACAAAGAATCATGGTCTGTTTTGGTAGCCCGCTTTTTTCATGAGCCAATTTGGTGGCTTTTTGTGGGTTGGATGCCAATCTATCTTGCAGCCACTTACGGATTTAATGTTAAAGAAATTGGTGCTTTTGCATGGGTTCCTTATGTAGGCGCAGCTTTTGGTAGTATTGCCGGTGGTTGGTATAGTGGAAGACTTTTGGATAAAGGACGTGAAATAGGCACAGCCAGAAAAACAGCAATAAATATTGGTTCAACTTTGATGTTTCTTGGAATGGTTACAACAATATTCTTTGCAGATACGCCTGAAAAATTCGTTGCTATAGTAGCCGTTGTACTTTTTGGATTTCAATTTTCAATAGGCAATGTCCAAACAATTCCAAGTGATTTATTCAAAGGTTCCTCGGTTGGTAGCTTAGCTGGCTTAGGCGGAACAGTTGGTGTATTCTCTGTTATTGTATTGAACTTTTTGGTACCGGTTATTACAAAAACATCCTTCACGCCAGCTTTTGTAATTATTGCATTGTTTGTTCCTCTGGGAGTTTTAGCTATTTATTTATTTGGTGGAAAACTATTACCTGTAGAAAAAAACTAAAGGAAAGGAAAAATGACTCATATAAAAAAATCGCAAGTTCCGGTTGAAACAGTTGGTCCAGGATTGACTCGCCAGATAATGGGCCATGATTCAGATCTAATGTTGGTGAAAGTAAATTTCGAAAAAGGCGCCATTGGCGAGCCACATAAGCATCCGCATCATCAGGTATCCTATGTTATTGAAGGAAAATTTGATGTTACTATTGATGGTGTTACTAAAACACTTGAGGCCGGTGATGCTTTTGTTGTTCCAACGGAAGTTATGCACGGCGCTATTTGTACAGAAAAAGGAATTCTCATTGATACATTTTCTCCCGCCAGGGAAGATTTTTTAGAATAACATAATTTAAACCATTTAGGAGGATATCATGGATATTCGTTACATTACAAAGACCCTCTTTGTAATATTCTTATTGTTTTTTGGTACAGTGTTTTCGCAAACAGTTCACCAAGTAAGTGCAGGCGATAGCACATTAGCAGCAGCTGTAAGCGATGCGGCTGATGGTGACATAATTGAGCTGGTTTCGGATGGCGGTGTTTATACTAACCCAAACCAGATGGTAGTTAGTAAAAACCTCGTTATTAGAGGCCATGCAGATTTAATTGAAAAGCCGATCATCAAATATGTCGGTTCTTCAACCGGTGCATATATTTTTAAGGTAGAAGGATCACCAAGAATTGAATTTGAGAACCTTGAATTTGACGGTGATGGTACAGCTGAAGGCGGCGCTGCATTAGCTAAGTATGCATTAAGACTTGACAATGCTGATACATCCGGTACTATGCAGATTTTTGTTAATAATTGTGTAATGCACGATTTTAATGAAAAAATAATCAAGCCTTATGCTAATTGCGGGATGGACTCATTAGTTGTCCGGAACTCTATTTTTTATAATGGCGCGAAAGAAGGGATCGTTTTTTATACCGGCTCTTCCGGTGATCCTGCAGTTCGTTTAAAATATGGTGAAGTGTCAAATAGTACTTTTTATAATTTTGTCAGAGAAGCAATAAAAGGTGATACAAATCCTGATATTAAATTAGTTGTTGATCATTGTACATTTTACGATTGTGGTGGGCCGGATAAACCATTCATTTATGTTGATGATTTAACAGATGTAGTTGTTAAGAACAGCATCATGCAAAAAAACCTGGAAACAGGCAATTTTATGAGATTCGAATCTGATGCTAATGTTGTTAGTAACATTGTTTTCTGGGATGTAAATGATATTGATATAGATAATACAAATTCAGTTACAGACACTCTTCTTGCAGATCCGTTGTTTGCAGACGCAGCAAACGGTGATTTCACATTAATGGAAGGGTCACCTGCAATAGGTTATGCTGATGATGGAAGCGCAGTTGGTGATCCAAGATGGGATCCAACCGTTGGAGCTCCAAAAGTTCATAAGATTGAAGCAGGAACTGATGTGTTAAAGGCTGCTATTGATGCAGCAGCAGATGGTGATATAATTGAGTTAGTATCCAGTGGTGGTATGTATCTTTCTGCAGATCAAATTGTTTTAGACAAAAATATTGTTATTCGTGGCCGGGCAGAACTTGCTCAGAAGCCGGTTTTAAAATATATCGGTACTTCAACAGGTGCGTATATGTTTAAAATTGAGGGCTCTCCACGTGTTGAATATGAAAACCTTGAATTTGATGGTGATGGTACTGCAGAGGGTGGAGCCGCATTAGCTAAGTATGCATTAAGACTGGACAACGGTGACACATCCGGAACAATGCAGGTTTTTGTTGAGAATTGTGTATTACATGATTTTAATGAAAAAATCATCAAGCCATATGCTAACTGTGGAATGGATTCGCTCGTTGTTCGTAATTCCATTTTGTATAATGGTGCAAAAGAGGGGATTGTATTTTACACAGGTTCTTCTGGCGATCCTGCTGTTCACATAAAGTATGGTGAAGTATCTAATTGTACTTTCTATAATTTTGTTAGAGAAGCAATAAAAGGTGATACAAATCCTGATATAAAATTAGTTGTTGATCATTGCACATTTTACGATATAGGCGGACCTGATAAGCCTTTTATTTATGTTGATGATTTAACAGATGTAGTTGTTAAGAATAGCGTCATGCAAAAAAACCTGGAAACAGGCAATTTTATGAGATTCGAATCTGATGCTAATGTTGTCAGTAATGTTGTTTTTTGGGATGTATTTGATAGGGATATTGATAACACGGATTCTGTTACAGATACATTATATGCCGATCCGTTATTTGCGGATGCAGAGGCTGGAGATTTTACACTTGGTGAAACTTCTCCTGCACGGACTGCCGGTGAAGGCGGCACGCCAGTGGGTGATTTAAGATGGGCTATTGATCCTAATGCTTTTCTATTATCAGTTTCAACATCCGGTGGTGGAATTGTACAATTAGATCCTGCCGGTGGTGTTTATGATCCGGGTACTGTTGTTACTATGACGGCTGTGCCTGATTTAGGATGGGAGTTTGAATCATGGACAGGAAATGTTTTTCCACCAAACGCCAATCCCATAAACATTACAATGAATAAAAATGAATCAATTGTTGCTACATTTAAAAACCTCACACCACAGGTTACAGTGGAAATTGATACAATTGGCCTTGGCCACGTTGATGTTAGCCCGGAACCTATTGAAGGTACTTATGACCAGGGAACTAGTTTAACATTAACAGCGGTTCCACAAGAAAATTGGGAATTTGTTGAATGGTTGGGTGACATTAGTGGAACTGAAAATCCAACTACTTTTGCCGCAGATTCAAATATGAATGTGACCGCTTCATTCCAAAGCACTTTAACACAGTTTGATTTAGTAATTAATGTTGTTGGTAGAGGTAGTGTAACCCAATTACCTACACCTGTAATTGCAACGTACGATACAGCTTCTGTTGTTGAATTAACCGGGATAGCAGATTTGGGTTGGGAGTTTTCAGCTTGGACTGGGGATCTAGAAAGTGGTCTAAACCCGGCAAGTGTTCAAATGGATTCGAATATCACAATAACTGCTACCTTTATGGAGACGCAATATTCCTCTCACAGCATTGAAGTTGATACTTCCTGGAATTTATTAGATGCAGTACAGATAGCGATTAACAATAGTTTTATTGACAGCCTTATATTAGTAACTGATGGTGGCGAATATTTAATAAATAATGAGATTATACTTGATAGCACTAATCTTGTCATTCGCGGAAAAGATGATCTGGAGCAGAAACCAATTATAAAATATACCGGTTCATCAACAAGTGCAGCGATATTTAAAATTATTGGTTCACCTACAGTAGTGGTTGAAAATCTTGAAATTGATGGAGATGGAAAAGGTGAAGGCGCTGCTGCATTAGCTAAATATTTTCTGCGATTGGATAATGGTGATGCAGAAGGTACCATGAAAGTATTTGTTAATAACGTTACAGCACATGATATGCCAGATAAATTTATCAAATTGTACTCTTTCTGCGGTGTTGACTCTTTAATTGTCCATAATTCTGTTTTTTATAATAATGCTAAAGAAGGTATATCTTTGTTTCAAGGTTCATCAGGTGATCCGGCGGCTGAATTAAAATATGCAGAAATTGTTAATTGTACCTTTTATAATCTTACCAGAGAAGGTATAAAAGCTGATACTAATCCGAATACGGTTGTTCGTGTAGATCATTGTACTTTTTATGATTGTGGCGGACCAGACAAGCCATTTATTTATGTTGACGATATGACAGATTTTGTTGTTAAAAACAGTATTTTTGAAAAGAATTTAGAAGATGGAAATTTTCTACGTTTTGAATCTGATGAAAATATTGTCAGCAACATCATTTTCTGGGATTTAAACGACTATACTATTGACAACACAACATCAATCACAGATACGCTGCGTGCAGATCCAATGTTTAAAGATCC encodes:
- a CDS encoding MFS transporter codes for the protein MNIKGLRWWVIALIALGTIINYIDRSALGVMWWAEGDCIAKDLGYTTQNVAKQQYAIILNVFMIFYALGQSVMGRIFDKIGTRMGFVLSIAVWSVATMLHSVARSVLSFSVFRGILAVGEAGNWPGAVKSNAEWFPQKERAVAQGIFNAGASIGSVISPPLIAILFVYFGWQVTFFALGALGFVWIIPWLILNKTSPEKHPWITEEEKKYILEGRPVETSTEPTQDDKLSMSKILSYKESWSVLVARFFHEPIWWLFVGWMPIYLAATYGFNVKEIGAFAWVPYVGAAFGSIAGGWYSGRLLDKGREIGTARKTAINIGSTLMFLGMVTTIFFADTPEKFVAIVAVVLFGFQFSIGNVQTIPSDLFKGSSVGSLAGLGGTVGVFSVIVLNFLVPVITKTSFTPAFVIIALFVPLGVLAIYLFGGKLLPVEKN
- a CDS encoding cupin domain-containing protein; this encodes MTHIKKSQVPVETVGPGLTRQIMGHDSDLMLVKVNFEKGAIGEPHKHPHHQVSYVIEGKFDVTIDGVTKTLEAGDAFVVPTEVMHGAICTEKGILIDTFSPAREDFLE
- a CDS encoding DUF5123 domain-containing protein translates to MDIRYITKTLFVIFLLFFGTVFSQTVHQVSAGDSTLAAAVSDAADGDIIELVSDGGVYTNPNQMVVSKNLVIRGHADLIEKPIIKYVGSSTGAYIFKVEGSPRIEFENLEFDGDGTAEGGAALAKYALRLDNADTSGTMQIFVNNCVMHDFNEKIIKPYANCGMDSLVVRNSIFYNGAKEGIVFYTGSSGDPAVRLKYGEVSNSTFYNFVREAIKGDTNPDIKLVVDHCTFYDCGGPDKPFIYVDDLTDVVVKNSIMQKNLETGNFMRFESDANVVSNIVFWDVNDIDIDNTNSVTDTLLADPLFADAANGDFTLMEGSPAIGYADDGSAVGDPRWDPTVGAPKVHKIEAGTDVLKAAIDAAADGDIIELVSSGGMYLSADQIVLDKNIVIRGRAELAQKPVLKYIGTSTGAYMFKIEGSPRVEYENLEFDGDGTAEGGAALAKYALRLDNGDTSGTMQVFVENCVLHDFNEKIIKPYANCGMDSLVVRNSILYNGAKEGIVFYTGSSGDPAVHIKYGEVSNCTFYNFVREAIKGDTNPDIKLVVDHCTFYDIGGPDKPFIYVDDLTDVVVKNSVMQKNLETGNFMRFESDANVVSNVVFWDVFDRDIDNTDSVTDTLYADPLFADAEAGDFTLGETSPARTAGEGGTPVGDLRWAIDPNAFLLSVSTSGGGIVQLDPAGGVYDPGTVVTMTAVPDLGWEFESWTGNVFPPNANPINITMNKNESIVATFKNLTPQVTVEIDTIGLGHVDVSPEPIEGTYDQGTSLTLTAVPQENWEFVEWLGDISGTENPTTFAADSNMNVTASFQSTLTQFDLVINVVGRGSVTQLPTPVIATYDTASVVELTGIADLGWEFSAWTGDLESGLNPASVQMDSNITITATFMETQYSSHSIEVDTSWNLLDAVQIAINNSFIDSLILVTDGGEYLINNEIILDSTNLVIRGKDDLEQKPIIKYTGSSTSAAIFKIIGSPTVVVENLEIDGDGKGEGAAALAKYFLRLDNGDAEGTMKVFVNNVTAHDMPDKFIKLYSFCGVDSLIVHNSVFYNNAKEGISLFQGSSGDPAAELKYAEIVNCTFYNLTREGIKADTNPNTVVRVDHCTFYDCGGPDKPFIYVDDMTDFVVKNSIFEKNLEDGNFLRFESDENIVSNIIFWDLNDYTIDNTTSITDTLRADPMFKDPANGDFTLLEGSPAYGFADDGKAAGDLRWEKFPVGLEEVVEIIPQVFYLKQNYPNPFNPSTTITFGLNKAGKTKMVVYNVLGREVATLVNKEMAAGTYTVQFQNSNLASGVYFYRLTSGKNVSIKKMLLVK